One stretch of Chryseobacterium fluminis DNA includes these proteins:
- a CDS encoding MFS transporter — protein MNLKLRLTILSFLQFAVWGAYLTSMGNYLGSVGLGSKIGLFYAMQGIVSIFMPALMGIIADRWIQAQRLLGICHLLAAGFLVAAGYYGMAAGADVEFPKLFLLYSLSVMFYMPTIALSNSVAYTVLVNNNFDTIKAFPPIRTFGTIGFICAMLFVDFTGYQNNYSQFFVSGILGVVLFIYSFTLPKCPTNKSEEKQSLYDALGLKAFSLFKDKKMAVFFIFSMLLGVSLQITNGYANPFITSFKDIPSFSDSWGANHANALISLSQVSETACILLIPFFLKRFGIKKVMLMAMFAWVLRFGLFGLGNPGGGVWMFILSMIVYGIAFDFFNVSGSLFVDKETDKSIRSSAQGVFMMMTNGFGATIGMLGAQEVVNHYVFSQTDPTLQLQGWQTSWYIFAGYALVVTILFAIIFKHKHNPEELSAIKH, from the coding sequence ATGAATTTAAAACTACGACTTACCATCCTGAGCTTTCTCCAGTTCGCGGTTTGGGGAGCTTATTTAACCTCTATGGGGAATTATTTAGGCTCAGTGGGATTGGGATCTAAAATAGGACTGTTTTATGCGATGCAGGGAATCGTTTCTATTTTTATGCCTGCCCTGATGGGAATTATTGCTGACAGATGGATACAGGCTCAGAGATTACTGGGAATATGCCATCTTTTGGCAGCCGGTTTTCTGGTAGCAGCCGGATATTACGGGATGGCAGCGGGTGCTGATGTGGAATTCCCTAAACTGTTTCTTCTGTATAGTTTAAGTGTGATGTTCTATATGCCTACGATAGCGCTTTCCAACTCAGTAGCCTATACCGTGCTCGTTAATAATAATTTTGATACCATCAAAGCCTTTCCGCCAATCCGTACTTTTGGGACCATCGGTTTCATCTGTGCTATGCTATTTGTGGATTTTACAGGATATCAAAATAACTATTCTCAGTTTTTTGTGTCGGGGATTTTAGGAGTTGTCCTATTCATTTATTCCTTTACATTACCGAAATGTCCTACCAATAAAAGCGAAGAAAAGCAGAGCCTTTATGATGCCCTGGGATTAAAAGCCTTCAGTCTGTTTAAAGACAAAAAAATGGCCGTCTTCTTTATTTTTTCAATGTTATTGGGTGTTTCACTTCAGATTACAAACGGATATGCTAATCCGTTTATAACAAGTTTTAAAGATATTCCTTCTTTCAGCGACTCCTGGGGAGCCAATCATGCCAATGCGTTGATTTCTCTCTCTCAGGTATCCGAAACGGCCTGTATTCTTTTAATTCCTTTTTTCCTCAAGAGATTCGGGATCAAAAAAGTAATGCTAATGGCGATGTTCGCATGGGTACTGAGATTCGGACTATTCGGACTTGGAAATCCGGGTGGAGGAGTATGGATGTTTATTTTATCAATGATCGTCTACGGAATTGCATTTGATTTCTTCAATGTTTCAGGATCCTTATTTGTTGACAAAGAAACAGATAAGAGCATCCGTTCAAGTGCACAGGGCGTTTTCATGATGATGACGAATGGGTTCGGAGCTACAATCGGTATGCTGGGAGCCCAGGAGGTAGTTAATCATTACGTCTTTTCACAGACAGATCCTACCTTACAGCTTCAGGGCTGGCAAACCTCATGGTATATTTTTGCAGGATATGCCCTGGTCGTGACCATCTTATTTGCGATTATTTTTAAGCATAAACATAATCCGGAAGAATTATCTGCTATAAAACATTAA
- a CDS encoding electron transfer flavoprotein subunit alpha/FixB family protein: protein MAVFVYAENINGVYKKAAFEAVSYAKAVADKAGDTVTAISVNPTDSSDLLYKYGASNVINIKDEGLKSFSAKAYAQAVSEVANGNIIVFPHTTDASSIAPMLAVMNGHSLITNVLEAPESLAPVQVKRRAFSGKGFMHAKSEAAGVILTVSQNAFGVKENAVSGSEEVKNLSVANEDTKVISHEQSSGKLDLKEAEIVVSAGRGLKGPENWGMVEDLANVLGAATACSKPVSDIGWRPHTEHVGQTGKAIAPNLYIAIGISGAIQHLAGVNSSKTIVVINSDAESPFFKSADYGVVGDAFQIVPALTEKIKALKG, encoded by the coding sequence ATGGCAGTATTCGTATACGCAGAAAATATAAACGGAGTTTACAAAAAAGCAGCTTTCGAAGCAGTTTCTTACGCTAAAGCTGTTGCCGATAAGGCAGGAGATACCGTTACGGCAATCTCGGTAAACCCCACAGATTCTTCAGATTTACTATATAAATATGGAGCATCTAATGTCATCAATATCAAAGACGAAGGTCTTAAAAGTTTCTCAGCCAAAGCTTATGCCCAGGCTGTAAGTGAAGTGGCAAACGGTAATATCATTGTTTTCCCTCACACTACAGATGCTTCTTCCATAGCACCGATGCTGGCAGTAATGAACGGCCACTCTTTAATTACCAATGTTTTGGAAGCTCCGGAAAGTCTTGCTCCTGTTCAGGTAAAAAGAAGAGCATTCTCAGGAAAAGGGTTCATGCATGCAAAATCTGAAGCGGCAGGGGTCATTCTTACTGTTTCTCAGAATGCATTCGGAGTTAAAGAAAATGCCGTGTCAGGTTCTGAAGAAGTGAAAAACCTTTCAGTTGCCAATGAAGATACCAAGGTGATTTCTCACGAGCAGAGCTCAGGAAAGCTGGATCTCAAGGAAGCTGAAATCGTAGTTTCTGCAGGAAGAGGACTGAAAGGCCCTGAGAACTGGGGAATGGTAGAAGATTTAGCTAACGTTTTGGGTGCTGCCACAGCCTGTTCTAAGCCAGTTTCAGATATCGGATGGAGACCTCACACAGAACATGTGGGACAAACCGGGAAAGCGATTGCTCCGAATCTGTATATTGCCATCGGTATTTCCGGTGCCATTCAGCATCTGGCCGGAGTAAACTCTTCTAAAACAATTGTTGTGATCAACAGTGATGCGGAATCTCCTTTCTTCAAATCAGCTGATTACGGTGTTGTAGGTGATGCTTTTCAGATAGTTCCTGCATTAACTGAAAAAATTAAAGCTCTTAAAGGATAA
- a CDS encoding mevalonate kinase family protein, giving the protein MTNPLFYAKIILFGEYGMIEDSQGLVVPYSFYKGTLKFSDSETASQFEEKSNKHLQEYSGYLTELDLPAGFKLDVERFKNDISNGLFFDSNIPQGYGVGSSGALVAAIFEKYAVQKHEPESISKDNLKALKAVFGQMESYFHGKSSGMDPLICYMNLPILIENKENLGRVSIPKGEEGKGAIFLIDSGITGETGPMIQIFFEKMKTEGFRKTMKEEFIRYNNACIDSFLKKDMNPFFRNLKKLSYWAYEHFRPMIPESIFNIWKKGLDSNAYYLKLCGSGGGGYILGFTKDYEKAEKMLDGFQKEVIYRF; this is encoded by the coding sequence ATGACGAATCCTCTATTTTATGCAAAAATAATTTTGTTTGGAGAATACGGAATGATCGAAGATTCCCAGGGTCTTGTGGTGCCGTACAGCTTCTACAAAGGGACCTTAAAGTTTTCTGATTCAGAAACCGCTTCCCAATTTGAAGAAAAATCAAATAAACATTTACAAGAATATTCCGGTTATCTTACAGAATTAGATCTTCCTGCAGGGTTTAAATTAGACGTTGAAAGGTTCAAAAATGATATTTCAAACGGTCTTTTTTTTGACTCCAATATTCCGCAAGGGTATGGTGTAGGAAGTTCCGGAGCTCTGGTTGCTGCAATATTTGAAAAATATGCTGTTCAGAAGCATGAGCCGGAAAGCATTTCCAAAGATAATCTGAAGGCTTTGAAAGCTGTTTTTGGACAGATGGAAAGTTATTTCCACGGCAAAAGTTCCGGAATGGATCCGTTGATCTGCTATATGAATCTGCCGATTCTCATCGAAAATAAAGAAAACCTCGGCAGGGTTTCTATCCCTAAAGGAGAAGAGGGAAAAGGGGCCATCTTTCTGATCGACTCTGGAATTACCGGTGAAACGGGACCTATGATCCAGATTTTCTTTGAGAAAATGAAAACTGAAGGCTTCCGTAAAACGATGAAAGAAGAATTCATCCGCTATAACAATGCATGTATTGATTCTTTTCTGAAAAAAGATATGAATCCGTTCTTCAGAAATCTGAAAAAGCTTTCCTATTGGGCATATGAACATTTCCGTCCGATGATTCCTGAAAGTATTTTTAATATCTGGAAAAAAGGATTGGATTCTAATGCGTATTATCTGAAATTATGCGGAAGCGGCGGCGGCGGCTACATCTTAGGCTTTACCAAAGACTATGAAAAAGCAGAAAAAATGCTTGACGGCTTCCAGAAAGAGGTGATTTACAGATTCTAA
- a CDS encoding T9SS type A sorting domain-containing protein codes for MIKKILLLCILQCSMLGLSQNLRPVAQKISEYHNRGKAFQRYELFELNSQSEKLSEYRKSATDITVIRVKPKELKRIVSDKPETVEISFPFDGKLLTVELYKNQIFTKDFKVTTDKGEIVNYNPGVYYQGIVKGDNRSVAAFSFFDNDIVGVASTPELGNIVVGKVKNSEDFVSYSESKLTGLNPFICGADELKENQITKGSFDPDKKVITQNCVRIYYEVCYNPYLNNGSDPVTTTNWLTAVHNNIATLYTNDDVRIALNEINIWTTQDPYTGSPNDNLDSFRTNRQIFNGDLAHLVNSPTTTSVAFLNSLCSSYNHAYSGISQNYNNVPVYSWTIGAMTHEMGHSFGSPHTHACVWNGNNTAIDGCGALAGYSEGCTGPIPSAAEKGTMMSYCHLISGVGISFSNGFGPQPAALIRNTIDSKACIGTNCTTACPITVTEINISDITDNSATAAFTDAVSSSWKYRLTTIDGTVISSGITTMQTLNFTNLQPATYYIFSVGTDCSAGYQRTQIFLTDTDWCSGTLFTDSGGETGNYGDNETFVKTFYPTAGNSLTMTFTEFSLEQGYDFMYIYNGPSVSSPLFATGGNLTGNSIPGTFTSTHSSGAITVRFVSDPAENHSGWKANFSCAVLAVEDVDTKDNTVHIYPNPAKNIMIITSKSALKAFKIYDEAGRLIKSQSSLKGNKQEVDISSIQTGSYVVSVETEKDKVIKKLIKH; via the coding sequence ATGATAAAAAAAATTCTACTCTTATGCATTTTACAATGCTCAATGCTTGGTCTTTCTCAGAATTTAAGACCGGTTGCTCAAAAAATTTCAGAATATCATAATCGGGGAAAAGCTTTCCAAAGATATGAGCTGTTTGAACTGAATTCCCAATCTGAAAAACTATCCGAGTACAGAAAATCAGCCACCGACATCACGGTTATCAGAGTAAAACCTAAAGAACTCAAACGGATTGTATCTGATAAACCTGAGACTGTTGAAATTTCGTTCCCTTTTGACGGGAAACTGTTAACAGTTGAGCTTTATAAAAACCAAATCTTTACTAAAGATTTCAAAGTGACGACAGACAAGGGAGAAATTGTTAATTATAATCCCGGAGTCTATTACCAGGGAATCGTGAAAGGGGATAACAGGTCGGTTGCAGCGTTCAGTTTCTTTGATAATGATATCGTAGGAGTAGCTTCCACTCCTGAATTGGGAAACATAGTTGTCGGCAAAGTCAAAAACAGTGAAGATTTTGTAAGTTATTCAGAATCAAAACTGACCGGACTTAATCCTTTTATCTGCGGGGCCGATGAATTGAAGGAAAATCAGATAACAAAAGGTTCTTTTGATCCTGATAAAAAGGTGATTACCCAGAACTGCGTAAGAATATACTATGAAGTTTGTTATAATCCTTATCTCAATAACGGCTCGGATCCTGTTACAACGACCAACTGGTTAACGGCCGTTCATAACAATATCGCTACCCTTTATACAAATGATGACGTCAGAATTGCACTAAATGAAATTAATATCTGGACAACCCAGGACCCCTACACGGGATCTCCGAATGATAATCTTGATAGTTTCAGAACCAACAGGCAAATATTTAATGGTGATCTCGCTCATTTGGTCAATTCACCAACTACGACGAGTGTTGCTTTTCTGAATTCCTTATGCAGTTCCTATAACCATGCATACTCCGGGATATCACAAAACTATAATAATGTTCCTGTATATTCCTGGACGATCGGGGCCATGACACATGAAATGGGGCACAGTTTCGGATCACCTCATACTCATGCGTGTGTCTGGAACGGAAATAATACCGCGATTGACGGTTGTGGTGCACTGGCAGGCTACAGTGAAGGCTGTACGGGACCTATTCCATCAGCAGCCGAAAAAGGCACCATGATGAGTTATTGTCACCTGATTTCAGGAGTCGGCATCAGTTTCAGCAACGGGTTCGGACCGCAGCCGGCAGCCTTAATACGGAATACCATAGATTCAAAAGCCTGTATCGGTACAAATTGTACAACTGCATGTCCTATTACCGTAACAGAAATCAATATTTCGGATATTACCGATAACTCTGCCACCGCTGCCTTTACAGATGCTGTTTCTTCTTCATGGAAATATAGATTAACGACAATAGACGGTACCGTAATTTCTTCAGGAATTACCACTATGCAGACATTAAACTTTACAAATCTTCAACCGGCAACTTATTATATTTTCTCCGTAGGAACAGACTGCTCCGCCGGATATCAGAGAACACAGATATTTTTGACCGATACAGACTGGTGCAGCGGTACCTTATTTACTGACTCGGGAGGGGAGACCGGAAATTACGGAGATAATGAGACATTTGTCAAAACATTTTATCCCACAGCCGGAAATTCTCTTACTATGACTTTTACGGAGTTTTCATTAGAACAGGGATATGATTTTATGTATATTTATAATGGTCCGTCTGTTTCTTCTCCATTATTCGCAACCGGGGGCAATTTGACCGGAAATTCAATACCAGGGACCTTTACTTCTACCCATTCTTCGGGAGCTATCACCGTAAGGTTTGTTTCTGACCCTGCAGAAAATCACAGTGGCTGGAAGGCCAATTTTTCGTGTGCTGTTTTAGCGGTAGAAGATGTCGACACAAAAGACAATACAGTACATATTTATCCGAACCCTGCCAAAAATATAATGATAATCACTTCGAAGAGTGCTTTAAAGGCGTTTAAAATATATGATGAAGCAGGAAGATTAATTAAGTCACAGTCATCCTTAAAGGGAAATAAGCAGGAAGTAGATATTTCTTCGATACAGACAGGAAGTTATGTTGTAAGCGTAGAAACGGAAAAAGATAAGGTTATTAAAAAACTGATAAAACATTAA
- a CDS encoding MFS transporter, with protein sequence MSEIENQQPKHIKNNPKIMKAWAVYDWANSVYSLVITSTIFPIYYSILTTAYEKKEYVEETKSWIDVPVRHMIKVFGREYQPDAVYGYSLTISFFIVVLLSPFLSSLADTIGNKKSFLQFFCYLGATSCMGLAMFTGMHNVFLGLLFSITASVGFWGSLVFYNSFLPDIATRDKQDALSAKGYVYGYIGSVVLVVICLLLIQVFAKGAAQQLLFTRISFLLTGAWWFGFSQYTFKHLPQFGDVKEKLPKDLVLLNYKNIFKTHQDQGGFFEVLKDNLSFYKDIAKESFHELFKVGNELFKDKNLKFFLSSFFFYSVGMQTIFLMATLFGKSEINLAQDKLIATLLVIQIEAIIGAVIFSRLSRKIGNKNVISIAIVLWIVACLWAYFLNKENPTVEYQFYGVAAVVGLVMGGLQAMSRSTYSKLLPEDSMENTTFFSFYDVLEKMAIILGTFIFATLIEHFNNMRYAALSMTIFFAIGLVLIRFLKVKMLKDRDTL encoded by the coding sequence ATGTCTGAAATTGAAAATCAACAGCCTAAACATATAAAGAACAACCCAAAGATTATGAAGGCCTGGGCCGTATATGACTGGGCCAACTCTGTATATTCACTGGTTATTACCTCTACTATTTTTCCGATTTATTATTCTATCCTTACCACGGCTTATGAAAAGAAAGAATATGTAGAAGAGACAAAATCCTGGATCGACGTACCGGTAAGGCATATGATTAAAGTTTTCGGAAGAGAATATCAGCCGGATGCGGTGTACGGATATTCACTTACCATCTCTTTCTTTATTGTTGTTTTATTGTCTCCGTTTTTATCTTCGCTGGCAGATACGATCGGAAACAAAAAATCTTTCCTGCAGTTTTTCTGTTATCTGGGTGCCACATCCTGTATGGGATTGGCCATGTTCACGGGAATGCACAATGTATTTTTAGGTTTGCTGTTCAGTATCACGGCGAGTGTAGGATTCTGGGGAAGTCTGGTGTTTTATAACTCTTTTCTGCCGGATATTGCAACAAGGGATAAGCAGGACGCGCTTTCTGCAAAGGGATATGTTTACGGATATATCGGTTCTGTAGTGCTGGTGGTGATCTGTCTGTTATTGATTCAGGTATTTGCTAAAGGGGCAGCTCAGCAGCTGTTATTTACAAGAATCAGTTTCTTACTGACCGGGGCCTGGTGGTTTGGTTTCTCTCAGTATACCTTTAAACATCTTCCCCAGTTTGGTGATGTAAAAGAAAAGCTTCCGAAAGATCTGGTATTGTTAAACTATAAAAATATTTTTAAAACACACCAGGACCAGGGAGGTTTCTTTGAGGTTCTGAAAGATAACCTGAGCTTTTATAAAGATATTGCCAAAGAAAGTTTTCATGAGCTTTTTAAAGTCGGAAACGAATTATTTAAAGATAAAAACCTGAAGTTTTTCCTTTCAAGTTTCTTTTTTTACAGTGTAGGGATGCAGACTATTTTCCTAATGGCCACCTTATTCGGAAAAAGCGAAATTAATCTTGCACAGGATAAATTGATCGCGACGCTTCTGGTAATTCAGATTGAAGCGATTATCGGGGCCGTTATTTTCTCAAGACTGTCAAGAAAAATCGGGAATAAAAATGTCATTTCTATTGCGATTGTCCTATGGATCGTAGCTTGTTTATGGGCATATTTTCTCAATAAGGAAAATCCGACAGTAGAGTATCAGTTTTACGGGGTAGCGGCAGTGGTAGGTCTTGTAATGGGAGGTCTTCAGGCCATGTCGAGATCTACGTATTCCAAACTTCTTCCTGAGGATTCCATGGAGAATACCACATTTTTCAGTTTCTATGATGTTCTGGAGAAAATGGCCATCATCTTGGGAACTTTCATTTTTGCAACGCTGATTGAGCATTTTAATAATATGAGATATGCAGCTTTGTCCATGACTATATTTTTTGCCATCGGATTAGTTCTGATACGCTTTCTTAAGGTCAAGATGCTAAAAGACAGAGATACATTATAA
- a CDS encoding bifunctional nuclease family protein, producing MDYKQLIIRGISYSQTQSGAYALLLEHEETHIKLPVVIGNFEAQSISLGLEKDIHPPRPLTHDLFTKFIVSANYELVSVIIYQIVDGVFFSNINFRNKENDEELILDARTSDAVAMAVRFDAPIFTTQQVLNEAGILLELEDVSKEEEAFSETVPAEDNLRSISMEELQKLLDEAVKEEDYDTALEIQEEIKRRKKRID from the coding sequence ATGGATTATAAACAGCTAATTATTCGCGGAATATCGTACAGCCAGACCCAATCCGGGGCGTACGCATTATTATTGGAACATGAAGAGACACATATAAAATTACCTGTTGTTATAGGAAATTTCGAGGCTCAATCCATTTCTCTCGGTCTTGAGAAAGACATTCATCCGCCTCGTCCTCTTACCCATGACTTATTTACAAAGTTTATTGTTTCTGCCAATTACGAATTGGTCTCCGTGATCATTTATCAGATCGTAGACGGCGTTTTCTTCTCAAATATCAATTTCAGAAACAAAGAAAATGATGAAGAATTAATTCTTGATGCCAGAACTTCAGATGCGGTGGCTATGGCCGTAAGATTCGATGCCCCTATTTTTACAACGCAGCAGGTCTTGAACGAAGCCGGAATACTTCTGGAACTGGAAGACGTTTCCAAAGAAGAAGAAGCATTTTCTGAGACCGTTCCCGCTGAAGATAATTTGAGATCTATCTCTATGGAAGAGCTCCAGAAATTACTGGATGAGGCCGTTAAAGAAGAAGATTACGACACGGCCCTTGAAATTCAGGAGGAGATCAAAAGGAGAAAGAAAAGAATTGACTAA
- a CDS encoding acetyl-CoA C-acyltransferase — protein sequence MKEVFIVSAVRTPMGSFLGSLSTVPATKLGAVAVKGALDKIGLDPKNVQEIYMGNVLQAGEGQAPARQVAIGAGLSIETPSTTVNKVCASGMKAVTMAAQAIKAGDADVIVAGGMENMSSVPHYYNARNATKLGDVKMLDGMVLDGLTDVYNKVHMGVCAEKCATDYSFTREDQDNFAVESYRRSAKAWSEGRFADEVVPVTIPQRKGDPVIFAEDEEYKSVNFDRLPTLPTVFKKEEGTVTAANASTLNDGASALILVSKEKMEELGLKPLAKIISYADAAQAPEDFTTAPSKVLPIALKKAGLALTDIDFFEFNEAFSVVGLANNKILGLDASKVNVNGGAVSLGHPLGSSGSRIIVTLINVLKQNNAKYGAAAICNGGGGASAIVIENL from the coding sequence ATGAAAGAAGTATTCATCGTTTCCGCAGTAAGAACTCCAATGGGTAGTTTTCTGGGAAGCTTATCCACTGTTCCTGCGACGAAATTAGGAGCTGTTGCCGTGAAAGGAGCATTAGATAAAATAGGTCTTGATCCGAAAAATGTTCAGGAGATCTATATGGGAAATGTACTGCAGGCTGGCGAAGGACAGGCTCCTGCCCGTCAGGTAGCTATAGGTGCCGGACTTTCTATTGAAACGCCTTCTACGACGGTAAATAAAGTTTGTGCATCGGGAATGAAAGCTGTGACCATGGCTGCACAGGCAATAAAAGCCGGCGATGCTGATGTAATCGTTGCCGGTGGTATGGAAAATATGTCTTCTGTTCCGCATTATTATAATGCTAGAAATGCCACCAAACTAGGAGATGTAAAGATGTTGGACGGAATGGTTTTAGACGGTCTTACGGATGTTTACAATAAAGTTCATATGGGTGTATGTGCAGAAAAATGCGCTACAGACTATAGTTTTACAAGAGAAGATCAGGATAATTTTGCTGTTGAATCTTACAGGAGATCGGCAAAAGCATGGAGCGAAGGCAGGTTTGCTGATGAGGTTGTTCCCGTTACCATTCCTCAAAGAAAGGGCGATCCTGTTATTTTTGCGGAAGATGAAGAATACAAATCCGTAAACTTCGACAGATTACCGACTCTTCCTACCGTATTTAAAAAAGAAGAAGGAACGGTAACAGCTGCCAACGCTTCTACACTGAATGACGGTGCTTCTGCCCTGATTCTTGTTTCTAAAGAAAAAATGGAAGAATTAGGTCTTAAGCCTTTAGCTAAGATCATCTCTTATGCAGATGCTGCTCAGGCACCGGAAGATTTTACAACAGCCCCTTCGAAAGTACTTCCGATTGCTCTTAAAAAGGCAGGGTTAGCACTTACAGATATCGACTTTTTCGAATTTAACGAAGCTTTCTCTGTGGTAGGTCTGGCCAACAATAAAATCTTAGGATTAGATGCCTCAAAAGTGAATGTAAACGGTGGTGCGGTATCGCTTGGCCACCCGCTTGGAAGTTCCGGCTCAAGGATTATTGTTACCCTGATCAATGTATTAAAGCAAAACAATGCCAAATACGGAGCTGCAGCGATCTGTAACGGCGGCGGCGGGGCTTCTGCCATTGTCATTGAGAACCTGTAA